TGGCATCACACCGTTCGTCGACGCCGCCACCGCCAACGACAAAGACATTTTCGTGCTTGTACGCACCTCCAATCCGTCTAGCAGTGAACTGCAGGAACTTGAACTCGCCTCCGGTGAACGCGTATACGAGCATGTCGCCGATCTGGTGGAAGGCTGGGGCGCCGAAACCATCGGCAAGAACGGCTATTCACGTGTAGGCGCAGTGGTCGGAGCCACGCACCCAGAGGAAGGCAAGGCATTGCGCGCACGCATGCCGCACACGTTCTTCCTTGTACCGGGATACGGCGCTCAAGGCGGCACCGCGCAAGGTGTGGCCGGCATGTTCGACCGTGACGGCATGGGTGCGCTTGTCAACTCGTCACGTGGCGTTATCGGTGCATGGAAAAAGTCCGGCAAGTATTCTGAATCCATGAGCGCCGACGATGCTCTGGATCTGGTTGCGGAATCAGCCCGTGAGGCAGCCAAAGATATGCGTGACAATCTGCGTGCGGTCTTGCCGTAACCTGCCGACTGGCCAACTGTTCAATCTGAAAGAAAAACAACCACCAAACCATCGAACGTAACAGAGAGGGAGTTCATGACCACCGCAACAACGTTCGTTCCGACCGTTGCCGAAGCGACTGCGGCAGGCTTTTTCCCGAGCCGGCATGAAGTCGAGGTCGTTGACAATCAGGAACTGACTGACGGCGTGTACCGTTTGACGTTCCGTGACGAATACATCGCCAGCCATGCAAAGCCGGCACAATTCGTTGACGTATATTCCAACGATCCAAGCAAGCTGATGCCGCGTCCGTTCGGCGTTTGCGAAACCAACGGCGACGAAGTCAGCCTCATGTTCGCCGTGGTAGGCAAGGGCACCGCAGAATTTGCCGGATTGAAAGCTGGGGACACCATTCGTGTGATGGGCCCGCTCGGCAATTCGTTCAAGACCAAGGAGCCCGCCAATTATGTGCTCGTGGCAGGAGGTCTTGGCGTGCCTCCGCTCGTGCATGCGGCACAGCATATCGCCGGCGTCGAAGGCGCGGTCAGCACCGCGGTGTTCGGCTACCGCAACGTGCGTTTCGGCGACGAATATGCGGGCAAGTATGCCGACAAGGTGTACAGCATCGACGAGAGCGAAGGCAACGTGATCACCTTGCTTGACCGCATCGAAGGCGAGTTGATGGATTCGGGACTCAAGCCGGTGATTCTGACCTGCGGTCCTCTGCCGATGATGAAGGCCGTCGCCGCATGGGCCGTGAAGCGTGACATGGCGTGCCAGCTGAGCTTGGAACAGCGCATGGGCTGTGGCTATGGCACTTGCGTGCTGTGTACGGTCGACACGTTGGACGGACGTTTGAAGGTCTGCTCCGATGGTCCGGTCTTTACTCGCGAACGTTTGGGATGGGGTGAATGAGATGATCGACGATACCCAGCATGAGAACCTGTACGGTTCGTACGAGTGGAAGCATCCCACGCAGGTGGCGGGCGTGCCGTGGAAGAATCCGGTCGCCACGGCTTCCGGCACCTTCCAGTATGCGGCGGTCCGCTGGTTCTACGACGTGAGCCAACTGGGCGCGGTCACCACCAAGGGCGTCTCCCCGGTGCCATGGGAAGGCAATCCCGGCATTCGTACCGCTGAAGGCCCATCCAGCAACATCAACGCGGTCGGCCTGCAGAACCCGGGTGTGGACCATTATTTGGAAGACGACCTGCCCAAGCTCAAGGCCATCAACGCTACGGTCATCGCCAATGTGGCCGGTCACTGCGACGACGACTATGTCGAAGTCGTGTCCAAGCTGAACGATTCTCCGGCAGACATGCTGGAAATCAACGTGAGCTGCCCGAACGTGTCCGCCGGAGGTATGAGCGTCGGCACTGATCCGGTGGCGTTGAGCCGTCTGATCACCCGCCTGCGCAAGCTCACCGACAAGAAGATGATTGTCAAGCTCACGCCGAACGTCACCGACATCACCGTGCCTGCCCGCGCGGCCGTGGAAAGCGGCGCCGACGCGCTGAGCATGATCAACACACTGCTCGGCATGCGCATCAACATTCGCACTGGAGAACCGATCATCGACCATGTGACCGGCGGCGTTTCCGGACCGGCCGTGCTGCCGATGGGACTCGTGGCCGTGTGGAAGACCCGCTCCGCATTACCGAACACTCCGATCATCGGCATCGGCGGCATCGATTCCGGTGAGAAGGCGCTTGAATACCTGTATGCCGGAGCGAACGCCGTGGAAGTCGGTGCGGCCGCACTGTTCGAACCGACCGCGCCATTGCGTGTGGCCCGCGAACTCGACGAGCTGCTCGACGCACGTCCCGAACTCGCAGACAAGCTCGCCAAGGGCGAAACTTGGCGTTGACCTCGATCATTCATCAAAGGAGCATGACATGACTGAATCCCTCGACCACCGTTTTACCAAGTTCCTGCTGGAAGCGCAGGCGCTGAAATTCGGCGAGTTCACGCTGAAGTCCGGTCGTAAGTCGCCGTATTTCATCAATGCGGGCGCATTCAACGACGGACGTAAGATCGCCACGCTCGGCGCATTCTATGCGGAGAAGATCGCGGCGGAAATCGAAGCAGGCAATCTGCCGAACGACATCGACACCATTTTCGGTCCTGCCTACAAGGGCATTCCGCTGGGCGTCTCCACCGCGATCGCTCTGACTTCCGGCCACGGTATGGAAGTCGGCTACACCTTCGACCGCAAGGAGAAGAAGGATCATGGCGACGGCGGCATGATGGTCGGCACCCAGCTGACCGACGGCATGAAGGTACTGCTCGTCGACGATGTGATGACCGCAGGCACCGCAGTACGCGAGGTCATTCCCAAGCTCAAGGCCGAAGCGGATGTGGAGGTCGTCGGCTTGGTGCTTTCCGTGGATCGTATGGAAAAGACCAAGGATTCCGACACGTCCGCGGTGAAGGCCGTCGAAGCAGAGTTCGGCTTCCCGGTATTCGCCATTGCCAACGTGCGCGAGATCTTCGAGGCCGGCCAGCATATCGAAACCGCTGACGGCACCGCGTATGTGACCGACGAG
This window of the Bifidobacterium pseudocatenulatum DSM 20438 = JCM 1200 = LMG 10505 genome carries:
- the pyrF gene encoding orotidine-5'-phosphate decarboxylase, translating into MDRLIEAIEAKQNPSVVGLDPTEALVPAQIVAGFAEEISEQVEDPAEAPSMQLSVAFFEFNRAIIDAVADIVPAVKPQIAMYETLGPAGIDAYTMTCEYAKQQGLYVLGDVKRGDIGSTAAAYAHHLSGIGLDDTAYDPWHEDAVTVNPYLGTDGITPFVDAATANDKDIFVLVRTSNPSSSELQELELASGERVYEHVADLVEGWGAETIGKNGYSRVGAVVGATHPEEGKALRARMPHTFFLVPGYGAQGGTAQGVAGMFDRDGMGALVNSSRGVIGAWKKSGKYSESMSADDALDLVAESAREAAKDMRDNLRAVLP
- a CDS encoding dihydroorotate dehydrogenase electron transfer subunit; its protein translation is MTTATTFVPTVAEATAAGFFPSRHEVEVVDNQELTDGVYRLTFRDEYIASHAKPAQFVDVYSNDPSKLMPRPFGVCETNGDEVSLMFAVVGKGTAEFAGLKAGDTIRVMGPLGNSFKTKEPANYVLVAGGLGVPPLVHAAQHIAGVEGAVSTAVFGYRNVRFGDEYAGKYADKVYSIDESEGNVITLLDRIEGELMDSGLKPVILTCGPLPMMKAVAAWAVKRDMACQLSLEQRMGCGYGTCVLCTVDTLDGRLKVCSDGPVFTRERLGWGE
- the pyrE gene encoding orotate phosphoribosyltransferase, with the translated sequence MTESLDHRFTKFLLEAQALKFGEFTLKSGRKSPYFINAGAFNDGRKIATLGAFYAEKIAAEIEAGNLPNDIDTIFGPAYKGIPLGVSTAIALTSGHGMEVGYTFDRKEKKDHGDGGMMVGTQLTDGMKVLLVDDVMTAGTAVREVIPKLKAEADVEVVGLVLSVDRMEKTKDSDTSAVKAVEAEFGFPVFAIANVREIFEAGQHIETADGTAYVTDEIKAAADAYLEQYGA
- a CDS encoding dihydroorotate dehydrogenase — encoded protein: MIDDTQHENLYGSYEWKHPTQVAGVPWKNPVATASGTFQYAAVRWFYDVSQLGAVTTKGVSPVPWEGNPGIRTAEGPSSNINAVGLQNPGVDHYLEDDLPKLKAINATVIANVAGHCDDDYVEVVSKLNDSPADMLEINVSCPNVSAGGMSVGTDPVALSRLITRLRKLTDKKMIVKLTPNVTDITVPARAAVESGADALSMINTLLGMRINIRTGEPIIDHVTGGVSGPAVLPMGLVAVWKTRSALPNTPIIGIGGIDSGEKALEYLYAGANAVEVGAAALFEPTAPLRVARELDELLDARPELADKLAKGETWR